One Carassius carassius chromosome 28, fCarCar2.1, whole genome shotgun sequence genomic window carries:
- the fxyd6 gene encoding FXYD domain-containing ion transport regulator 6: MYSRQMASCIISYCFLSDGKEKRLEPFVYDYESLRIGGLAFAVVLFALGVLLILSRRCRCSINQKTRAPGDEEAQAENPMVPKDKETPKTEN, encoded by the exons ATGTATAGTAGGCAAATGGCTTCATGCATAATTTCTTATTGTTTTCTATCAGATGGAAAAGAGAAGCGATTGGAACCATTTGTATATG ACTATGAGAGTTTGAGGATCGGGGGTTTGGCGTTTGCTGTGGTGCTGTTTGCTCTGGGAGTGCTCCTTATTCTCA GCCGCAGATGCCGCTGCAGTATCAACCAGAAGACTAG GGCTCCGGGAGATGAAGAAGCTCAAGCAGAGAACCCCATGGTCCCCAAGG ACAAGGAGACCCCTAAAACAGAGAACTGA